A region from the Geobacillus vulcani PSS1 genome encodes:
- the ilvE gene encoding branched-chain-amino-acid transaminase, protein MGEQWIFLNGEFVTKENAKISVYDHGFLYGDGVFEGIRVYSGNVFRLEEHIDRLYNSAKSILLDIPYTKDEMIGHVLETIRRNGYQDAYIRLVVSRGVGDLGLDPYKCKTPQVVIIVEPLALFPKHLYETGIEVVTVATRRNRSDVLSPKVKSLNYLNNVLVKIEAHLANVSEALILNDQGYVAEGSGDNVFIIKNGVIYTPPGYVGALEGITRQAIIEIAGDLGYTVKEEPFTRHDVYVADEVFLTGTAAEVISVIKVDGRTIGDGAPGPHTKRLLEEFRRRVVVEGVKVYPTNANVG, encoded by the coding sequence GTGGGCGAACAATGGATCTTTTTAAACGGGGAATTTGTCACGAAAGAAAACGCCAAAATTTCTGTGTATGACCATGGGTTTTTGTACGGCGATGGAGTGTTTGAGGGCATCCGCGTCTACAGCGGCAACGTATTTCGTCTTGAAGAGCATATCGATCGGCTGTACAATTCAGCGAAATCGATTTTGCTTGACATTCCATATACAAAGGACGAAATGATTGGCCACGTGCTCGAAACGATCCGCCGCAACGGCTATCAAGATGCGTACATTCGCTTAGTCGTCTCGCGCGGGGTTGGCGATTTAGGGCTGGATCCGTACAAATGCAAAACGCCGCAGGTCGTCATTATCGTCGAACCGCTCGCACTCTTTCCAAAACATTTATATGAAACCGGCATCGAAGTGGTGACAGTGGCGACGCGCCGCAACCGCTCCGATGTGTTGAGTCCGAAAGTCAAATCGCTCAACTATTTAAACAACGTGCTGGTCAAAATTGAGGCCCATTTGGCGAATGTGAGCGAAGCGCTCATCTTAAACGATCAAGGTTATGTCGCGGAAGGTTCGGGAGACAATGTGTTCATCATCAAAAACGGCGTCATTTATACGCCGCCTGGGTATGTTGGGGCGCTTGAAGGCATCACGCGCCAAGCGATCATCGAAATCGCCGGGGATCTCGGCTATACGGTGAAAGAGGAGCCGTTCACCCGCCATGATGTGTATGTCGCGGATGAAGTGTTTTTGACAGGGACGGCGGCCGAAGTCATTTCCGTCATTAAAGTCGACGGCCGGACGATCGGCGACGGGGCGCCGGGTCCGCATACAAAGCGGTTGCTTGAAGAGTTCCGCCGCCGCGTGGTCGTCGAAGGAGTGAAAGTGTATCCGACGAACGCCAATGTCGGTTGA
- the ilvB gene encoding acetolactate synthase large subunit, whose protein sequence is MAKMKVEEQEKAKTKTRMNGSLMLIEALKAERVEVIFGYPGGAVLPLYDELYKAGVFHVLTRHEQGAIHAAEGYARISGKPGVVIATSGPGATNLVTGLTDAMMDSLPLVVFTGQVATSVIGSDAFQEADVVGITMPITKHNYQVRDISELPRIIKEAFHIATTGRPGPVLIDIPKDITTAEGEFDYDQDVHLPGYQPTTQPNHWQIRRLVEAVSQSKRPVILAGAGVLHANAADELRQYAEQQNIPVVHTLLGLGGFPADHPLFLGMAGMHGTYTANMALYECDLLINIGARFDDRVTGNLKDFAPKATVAHIDIDPAEIGKNVPTKIPIVSDAKAALQELIAQQGKSADTAAWLAQLDEWKRRFPLHYEPEAGAIKPQKLIEMIYEMTNGEAIVTTDVGQHQMWAAQYYKFNRPHRWVTSGGLGTMGFGLPAAIGAQLADRSATVVSIVGDGGFQMTFQELSVIQELQLPIKIVIVNNQALGMVRQWQELFYDKRYSHSLIPNQPDFVKLAEAYGMLGLRAKTEAEAADVLKQAFAINGPVLLDFHVRADENVYPMVAPGKGLHQMVGVKACEESSQ, encoded by the coding sequence ATGGCAAAAATGAAGGTCGAGGAACAGGAAAAGGCGAAGACGAAAACGAGAATGAACGGATCATTGATGTTGATTGAGGCGCTGAAAGCGGAGCGGGTGGAAGTCATTTTCGGCTATCCGGGCGGGGCGGTGCTCCCGCTGTATGATGAGCTGTATAAGGCGGGAGTGTTTCACGTGTTGACTCGTCATGAGCAGGGGGCGATTCATGCAGCGGAAGGATACGCGCGCATTTCGGGGAAACCGGGGGTCGTCATCGCCACTTCCGGCCCGGGGGCGACCAACCTCGTCACCGGATTGACCGATGCGATGATGGATTCGTTGCCGCTCGTCGTCTTTACCGGGCAAGTGGCGACAAGCGTCATCGGCTCGGACGCGTTTCAAGAGGCGGACGTCGTCGGCATTACGATGCCAATCACCAAGCACAACTACCAAGTGCGCGACATCAGCGAGTTGCCAAGGATCATCAAAGAGGCGTTTCACATTGCGACGACCGGGCGGCCGGGGCCGGTGTTGATCGACATTCCAAAAGACATTACGACGGCCGAAGGGGAGTTTGATTATGATCAAGACGTTCATTTGCCTGGCTATCAGCCGACGACGCAGCCGAACCATTGGCAAATCCGTCGGCTTGTCGAGGCGGTCAGCCAATCAAAGCGGCCGGTCATTTTAGCCGGCGCCGGCGTCTTGCACGCCAATGCGGCTGACGAATTGCGGCAATACGCCGAGCAGCAAAACATTCCGGTCGTCCATACGCTTCTTGGCCTTGGCGGCTTCCCGGCCGACCATCCGCTTTTCCTCGGCATGGCCGGCATGCATGGTACGTATACGGCGAATATGGCGCTGTACGAATGCGATTTGCTCATCAACATCGGCGCCCGATTCGATGACCGGGTCACCGGCAATTTAAAGGATTTTGCGCCAAAGGCGACGGTCGCCCATATTGACATCGACCCGGCGGAGATCGGCAAAAACGTGCCGACGAAGATTCCGATCGTCAGCGATGCGAAAGCCGCCTTGCAAGAGCTGATCGCCCAGCAAGGCAAGTCGGCGGACACGGCGGCGTGGCTTGCGCAGCTTGATGAATGGAAGCGGCGCTTCCCGCTTCATTACGAACCGGAAGCCGGCGCGATCAAACCGCAAAAACTGATCGAGATGATCTATGAAATGACAAACGGCGAGGCGATCGTGACGACTGACGTCGGTCAGCATCAAATGTGGGCGGCGCAATATTACAAGTTCAACCGGCCGCATCGGTGGGTGACGTCCGGGGGGCTCGGCACGATGGGGTTCGGTCTTCCGGCGGCGATCGGCGCCCAGCTCGCCGACCGGAGCGCCACGGTCGTGTCGATCGTCGGCGACGGCGGCTTCCAAATGACGTTCCAAGAGCTGTCGGTCATTCAAGAATTGCAGCTGCCGATCAAAATCGTCATCGTCAACAATCAAGCGCTCGGCATGGTGCGGCAATGGCAGGAGCTGTTTTATGACAAACGGTACTCCCATTCGCTCATTCCGAACCAACCGGATTTCGTCAAGCTTGCCGAAGCGTACGGCATGCTGGGGCTGCGGGCGAAGACCGAGGCGGAAGCGGCCGACGTGTTAAAACAGGCGTTTGCCATCAACGGTCCGGTGCTGCTTGACTTTCATGTCCGCGCCGACGAGAACGTCTATCCGATGGTCGCGCCCGGCAAAGGGCTTCATCAAATGGTGGGGGTGAAAGCATGCGAAGAATCATCACAATGA
- the ilvN gene encoding acetolactate synthase small subunit, with translation MRRIITMTVNNRPGVLNRITGLFTKRHYNIESITVGHTEIEGISRMTFVVNVDDERTAEQIIKQLNKQIDVLKVNDITDQAIVARELALIKVSAPPSVRQEIYTLIEPFRASIVDVSKDSLVIQVTGEPDKVEALIELLRPYGIKEVARTGTTAFTRGAQKATTNQKTAFII, from the coding sequence ATGCGAAGAATCATCACAATGACCGTCAACAACCGCCCCGGCGTCTTAAACCGCATCACCGGGCTGTTTACGAAGCGGCATTACAACATCGAAAGCATCACCGTCGGCCATACGGAAATCGAGGGGATTTCGCGGATGACATTTGTCGTCAATGTCGACGACGAACGGACCGCGGAACAAATCATCAAGCAGCTGAACAAGCAGATCGACGTGTTGAAAGTCAATGACATCACCGACCAGGCGATCGTCGCCCGCGAGCTGGCGCTCATTAAAGTGTCTGCTCCGCCTTCGGTCCGCCAGGAAATTTACACGCTCATCGAGCCGTTCCGCGCCTCGATCGTCGACGTCAGCAAAGACAGCCTTGTCATTCAAGTGACCGGCGAGCCGGACAAAGTCGAGGCGCTGATTGAACTGCTGCGCCCATATGGCATCAAAGAAGTGGCGCGCACGGGAACGACCGCGTTTACCCGCGGGGCGCAAAAAGCGACGACGAATCAGAAAACGGCGTTCATTATTTAA
- the ilvC gene encoding ketol-acid reductoisomerase, translated as MAKVYYNGDANEQYLQGKTVAIIGYGSQGHAHAQNLRDSGVRVIVGLRKGKSWEQAEQDGFEVYSVREAAKQADLVMVLLPDEKQPAVYKEEIEPALEPGNALVFAHGFNIHFSQIVPPNHVDVFLVAPKGPGHLVRRTYAEGAGVPALIAVYQDVTGHAKETALAYAKAIGATRAGVLETTFKEETETDLFGEQAVLCGGLTALIKAGFETLVEAGYQPEVAYFECLHEMKLIVDLLYEGGLSWMRYSISDTAQWGDFITGPRIINDAVKAEMKKVLDDIQTGKFAKSWILENQANRPEFNAINRRENEHLIEIVGRELRSMMPFVKAKQVEAVVPGAKH; from the coding sequence ATGGCAAAAGTCTACTATAACGGGGATGCAAACGAACAATACCTGCAAGGGAAAACGGTCGCGATCATCGGTTACGGCTCGCAAGGCCACGCTCATGCGCAAAACTTGCGCGACAGCGGCGTTCGCGTCATCGTCGGACTGCGGAAAGGAAAATCATGGGAGCAGGCAGAACAAGACGGATTTGAGGTGTATTCAGTCCGCGAAGCGGCGAAGCAGGCGGATCTCGTCATGGTGCTGCTGCCGGATGAGAAGCAGCCGGCCGTGTACAAAGAGGAAATCGAGCCGGCGCTCGAGCCGGGCAACGCGCTTGTATTCGCGCACGGCTTTAACATCCATTTCAGCCAAATCGTCCCGCCGAATCATGTTGACGTCTTCTTGGTTGCGCCGAAAGGCCCAGGCCATCTCGTGCGGCGCACGTATGCCGAAGGAGCGGGCGTGCCGGCGCTCATCGCTGTCTATCAGGATGTGACCGGACACGCCAAAGAAACGGCGCTCGCCTACGCGAAGGCGATTGGCGCCACTCGGGCTGGAGTGCTGGAGACGACGTTCAAAGAAGAAACGGAAACGGACTTGTTCGGGGAACAAGCGGTGCTTTGCGGCGGGCTGACTGCGCTCATTAAAGCGGGGTTTGAGACGCTTGTTGAAGCCGGGTATCAACCGGAAGTCGCGTATTTTGAATGTTTGCACGAAATGAAGCTGATCGTCGACCTCTTGTATGAGGGCGGGTTGTCGTGGATGCGGTATTCGATTTCTGATACGGCGCAATGGGGAGATTTCATCACGGGCCCACGCATCATTAATGACGCGGTGAAAGCAGAAATGAAAAAGGTGCTCGATGACATTCAAACCGGCAAATTCGCGAAGAGCTGGATTTTGGAAAACCAAGCGAACCGTCCGGAGTTCAACGCCATCAACCGGCGTGAAAACGAGCATTTGATCGAAATCGTCGGACGCGAACTGCGAAGCATGATGCCGTTTGTGAAAGCAAAACAAGTGGAGGCGGTGGTGCCAGGTGCGAAACATTAA
- a CDS encoding 2-isopropylmalate synthase, which translates to MRNIKFFDTTLRDGEQSAGVNLNLQEKLEIARQLERLRVDIIEAGFPASSKGDFEAVKQIAETVRTCSVTGLSRSVRSDIDAAWEALKGGAEPRLHLFIATSPIHMVHKLRMTPEQVIETAVEAVKYAKRFFPIVQWSAEDACRSELPFLARIVAEVIKAGASVINIPDTVGYITPKEYGEIFLYLRNNVPNIENVSLSAHCHDDLGMAVVNSLSAIEHGATQVECTINGIGERAGNAALEEIAVALHIRKDYYQVETRLNLQEIKRTSNLVSKLTGMVVPPNKAVVGKNAFAHESGIHQDGVLKEKTTYEIISPELVGVPSNSMVLGKHSGRHALRNRVEELGYTLSDEEINQLFVRFKELADKKKDITDDDLIALIFEEKFDHFKDFYQLSSIQVQYGTNQIPTAVVVLKDGKGNEIQEAATGAGSVEALYNTLERCFQTPVMLLDYRIESVGGGRDALAQVFVKVRAHDIETSGRGTAQDVLEASAKAYINAINRVFMIEAMRGENEKVTTP; encoded by the coding sequence GTGCGAAACATTAAGTTTTTTGATACCACATTGCGTGACGGGGAACAATCCGCTGGCGTGAATTTGAATTTGCAAGAAAAATTAGAAATTGCCCGCCAGCTTGAACGGCTGCGGGTGGACATCATCGAGGCGGGCTTCCCCGCCTCATCCAAAGGGGATTTTGAGGCGGTCAAACAAATCGCGGAAACGGTGAGAACATGCTCGGTCACCGGGTTGTCGCGCTCGGTTCGAAGCGACATCGATGCGGCATGGGAGGCGTTAAAGGGCGGCGCAGAGCCGCGGCTCCACCTATTCATCGCCACCTCGCCGATCCATATGGTGCATAAATTGCGGATGACGCCGGAACAAGTGATTGAGACGGCAGTGGAAGCGGTGAAATACGCCAAACGCTTTTTCCCGATCGTCCAATGGTCGGCGGAAGACGCGTGCCGGAGCGAGTTGCCGTTTTTGGCGAGAATCGTCGCCGAGGTCATTAAAGCGGGCGCCTCGGTGATCAACATTCCCGATACGGTCGGCTATATTACGCCGAAAGAATACGGGGAGATTTTCCTCTATTTACGAAACAATGTTCCGAATATTGAAAATGTTTCGCTCTCCGCTCATTGTCATGATGACTTGGGCATGGCGGTGGTGAATTCGCTGTCAGCCATTGAACACGGGGCGACGCAAGTCGAGTGTACGATCAACGGCATCGGCGAGCGGGCCGGCAATGCGGCGCTCGAGGAAATCGCCGTCGCTCTTCACATCCGCAAAGACTACTATCAGGTGGAAACGCGCCTCAATTTGCAGGAAATTAAGCGCACAAGCAATCTTGTCAGCAAGCTGACTGGGATGGTCGTTCCGCCGAACAAAGCGGTGGTCGGCAAAAACGCGTTTGCGCATGAATCGGGCATCCATCAAGACGGCGTCTTAAAAGAAAAAACGACATACGAAATCATTTCTCCGGAGCTTGTCGGCGTGCCGTCAAACTCGATGGTGCTCGGCAAACATTCCGGCCGCCATGCGCTCCGCAATCGGGTCGAGGAGCTCGGCTACACGTTGTCCGACGAAGAAATCAATCAGCTGTTTGTCCGCTTTAAAGAATTGGCCGACAAAAAGAAGGACATTACCGACGACGATTTAATCGCGTTGATTTTCGAAGAGAAGTTCGACCACTTCAAAGATTTTTATCAATTGTCTTCCATTCAAGTGCAATACGGGACGAATCAAATTCCGACGGCGGTTGTTGTGCTGAAAGACGGGAAGGGGAACGAAATCCAAGAAGCGGCGACCGGCGCCGGCAGCGTCGAGGCGCTGTACAATACATTGGAACGTTGTTTCCAAACGCCGGTGATGCTGCTTGACTATCGGATTGAATCGGTCGGCGGCGGCCGCGATGCATTGGCGCAAGTGTTTGTCAAAGTGCGCGCCCATGACATCGAGACGAGCGGGCGCGGCACCGCGCAAGACGTGTTGGAAGCATCTGCAAAAGCGTACATCAACGCCATCAACCGTGTGTTTATGATCGAAGCGATGCGCGGTGAAAACGAGAAAGTAACAACACCATAA
- the leuB gene encoding 3-isopropylmalate dehydrogenase, whose translation MGNYRIAVLPGDGIGQEVTAGAVEVLKAVGIRFGHEFTFEYGLIGGAAIDETGTPLPEETLRLCRESDAVLLGAVGGPKWDDNPPHLRPERGLLAIRKQLDLYANLRPVVCYDRLASASPLKPDLVQGVDFVIVRELTGGIYFGQPSGRVVENGEEKAVDTLLYKKEEIERIVRMAFILARGRKKKVTSVDKANVLSSSRLWREVAEEVAKQFPDVELEHMLVDNAAMQLIRAPKQFDVIVTENMFGDILSDEASMLSGSLGMLPSASLSASGPSLYEPVHGSAPDIAGMNKANPIAAILSAAMMLRLSFGLATEAEAIEQAVHQALEAGLRTADLAPSGVRVVSTNEMVEEIKTAVLDDTAIAQIMTVYA comes from the coding sequence ATGGGAAACTATCGGATTGCTGTCTTGCCAGGGGACGGCATCGGCCAAGAAGTGACGGCCGGAGCGGTAGAGGTATTGAAAGCGGTCGGGATTCGCTTTGGCCACGAATTTACGTTTGAATATGGATTGATTGGCGGAGCGGCGATCGATGAAACGGGGACGCCGCTCCCTGAGGAAACGCTTCGCCTTTGTCGGGAAAGCGATGCGGTGCTTCTCGGGGCGGTCGGCGGTCCGAAGTGGGATGACAACCCTCCGCATTTGCGCCCGGAAAGAGGATTGCTTGCCATTCGCAAGCAGCTTGACTTATATGCCAACTTGCGGCCAGTTGTTTGTTATGATCGTTTGGCTTCCGCTTCGCCGTTAAAACCGGATCTCGTGCAAGGAGTCGATTTTGTCATCGTCCGTGAGCTGACCGGCGGCATTTACTTCGGCCAGCCGAGCGGCCGCGTCGTCGAAAACGGCGAAGAAAAAGCAGTGGATACCTTGCTATATAAAAAGGAGGAAATCGAACGGATCGTCCGCATGGCGTTTATACTCGCACGCGGGCGGAAGAAAAAAGTGACGTCGGTCGACAAGGCGAACGTCCTCTCGTCAAGCCGTCTATGGCGGGAAGTGGCCGAGGAGGTGGCCAAACAATTCCCAGATGTCGAGCTTGAACATATGCTTGTCGACAATGCGGCCATGCAGCTCATCCGCGCGCCGAAGCAGTTTGACGTCATCGTCACGGAAAACATGTTTGGCGATATTTTAAGCGACGAAGCCTCCATGTTGTCCGGATCGCTCGGGATGCTGCCGTCAGCCAGCTTATCCGCTTCTGGTCCGAGCTTGTATGAGCCGGTGCACGGTTCAGCGCCGGATATCGCCGGCATGAACAAAGCCAATCCGATCGCGGCGATTTTGTCCGCTGCGATGATGCTTCGCCTGTCGTTCGGGCTTGCCACCGAGGCGGAAGCGATCGAACAGGCGGTGCATCAGGCGCTTGAGGCAGGTTTGCGCACTGCCGACTTGGCGCCAAGCGGCGTCCGCGTCGTATCAACGAACGAAATGGTCGAAGAAATCAAAACGGCGGTGCTGGATGATACAGCCATTGCGCAAATTATGACCGTTTATGCCTAA
- the leuC gene encoding 3-isopropylmalate dehydratase large subunit has protein sequence MKPKTIIDKIWEAHVVYREEGKPDLLYIDLHLVHEVTSPQAFEGLRQKGRTVRRPDLTFATMDHNVPTVNRFVITDEVARNQIAALERNCREFGIPLADLHSDEQGIVHVIGPELGLTQPGKTIVCGDSHTSTHGAFGALAFGIGTSEVEHVLATQTLWQHKPKTLQIRINGHLGKGVTAKDVILAIIGRYGVGVGTGYIIEFTGEAIRRMSMEERMTICNMSIEAGARAGLISPDETTFAYLRGRKYAPKGEEFDKAVERWKALATDEGAEYDRTIEIDASTIAPMVTWGTNPAMSTSVDGVVPHPEQFESKTEQNAVRRALEYMGLKPGTPITDIPVQHVFIGSCTNSRLSDLRAAASIVKGKKVAPGVRALVVPGSQQVKKQAEAEGLAQIFIDAGFEWRDSGCSACLGMNPDIIPEGEHCASTSNRNFEGRQGKGARTHLVSPVMAAAAAIYGHFVDVRQLEAEPVC, from the coding sequence ATGAAGCCGAAAACGATCATTGATAAAATTTGGGAAGCCCACGTCGTCTATCGTGAGGAAGGCAAACCGGATTTATTGTACATTGATTTGCATTTAGTCCATGAAGTGACCTCGCCGCAAGCGTTCGAAGGGTTGCGGCAAAAAGGGCGGACGGTGCGGCGGCCGGACTTGACGTTTGCGACGATGGACCATAACGTGCCGACCGTGAATCGATTTGTGATCACCGACGAAGTGGCGCGTAACCAAATTGCCGCCTTGGAGCGCAACTGCCGCGAATTTGGGATTCCGCTCGCCGATTTGCATAGCGACGAGCAAGGGATCGTTCACGTCATCGGCCCCGAGCTCGGCTTGACTCAGCCGGGAAAAACGATCGTCTGCGGCGACAGCCACACCTCGACGCACGGGGCGTTTGGCGCCTTGGCGTTTGGCATCGGCACGAGCGAAGTCGAACACGTGCTGGCGACCCAAACGCTTTGGCAGCATAAGCCGAAAACGCTGCAAATCCGCATCAACGGCCACCTTGGCAAAGGGGTGACGGCGAAAGACGTCATTTTGGCCATCATCGGCCGCTATGGCGTCGGCGTCGGCACCGGCTACATCATCGAGTTTACCGGGGAGGCCATTCGCCGCATGTCGATGGAAGAGCGGATGACGATTTGCAACATGTCGATCGAAGCCGGGGCCCGGGCTGGACTCATCAGCCCGGATGAAACGACGTTTGCCTATTTGCGCGGGCGCAAATATGCGCCAAAAGGTGAGGAGTTTGACAAGGCCGTGGAGCGGTGGAAGGCGCTTGCCACCGATGAAGGGGCGGAATACGACCGAACGATTGAAATCGATGCCTCGACGATCGCCCCCATGGTGACGTGGGGCACGAACCCGGCGATGAGCACATCGGTTGACGGTGTCGTGCCGCATCCCGAGCAATTTGAAAGCAAAACAGAGCAAAACGCGGTGCGTCGGGCGCTTGAGTATATGGGGCTCAAGCCGGGCACGCCGATTACGGATATTCCGGTGCAGCACGTCTTCATCGGTTCATGTACGAACTCGCGCCTTAGCGATTTGCGCGCGGCGGCGAGCATCGTCAAAGGCAAAAAAGTAGCCCCAGGCGTACGGGCGCTCGTCGTGCCTGGGTCGCAGCAAGTGAAAAAGCAAGCCGAAGCGGAAGGGTTGGCGCAAATTTTCATTGACGCCGGTTTTGAATGGCGCGACTCCGGCTGCAGCGCCTGCTTGGGCATGAACCCGGACATCATCCCGGAAGGCGAGCACTGTGCGTCAACGTCGAACCGCAACTTTGAAGGGCGGCAAGGAAAAGGAGCGCGCACGCATCTCGTCAGCCCAGTGATGGCAGCGGCGGCCGCGATTTACGGACATTTTGTCGATGTGCGCCAGCTTGAAGCCGAGCCGGTCTGTTAA
- the leuD gene encoding 3-isopropylmalate dehydratase small subunit, with product MKPFTIHRGKTAGIDRANIDTDQIIPKQFLKRIERTGFGQFLFYDWRYLSDGTPNPEFELNRPENEGATILVADENFGCGSSREHAPWALQDYGFRAIIAPSFADIFYNNCLKNGLLPIRLDKADVRYLLRQSERPDYELTISLEEQRVFDDEGFSRRFDIDPYRKQLLLKGWDEIDLTFVYEPYIQAYEQQHSPRP from the coding sequence ATGAAGCCGTTTACAATCCACCGTGGAAAAACCGCCGGCATCGATCGGGCGAATATTGATACCGATCAAATCATTCCAAAGCAGTTTTTGAAGCGGATTGAACGCACCGGCTTTGGCCAGTTTCTCTTTTACGATTGGCGGTATTTGAGCGACGGCACGCCAAATCCAGAGTTTGAGCTCAACCGCCCGGAAAACGAAGGGGCGACGATTTTAGTCGCCGATGAAAACTTCGGCTGCGGCTCATCGCGCGAACATGCACCGTGGGCGCTGCAAGATTACGGATTCCGCGCAATCATTGCTCCATCGTTCGCCGACATTTTTTACAACAACTGCTTAAAAAATGGGCTGTTGCCGATCCGGCTGGATAAAGCGGACGTCCGCTACCTGTTGCGCCAAAGCGAGCGCCCCGATTATGAACTGACCATTTCGCTTGAAGAACAGCGGGTATTTGACGATGAAGGGTTTTCGCGCCGGTTTGACATCGACCCGTATCGAAAACAGCTGCTGTTAAAAGGATGGGATGAAATTGATTTAACGTTTGTATATGAACCGTATATTCAAGCGTATGAACAACAGCATAGCCCACGGCCGTAA
- a CDS encoding tetratricopeptide repeat protein, with protein sequence MNEKKGKIIMFPQTKERLMEEAFAALEAKRYKEALRFLRTAEQLGDDSFPIRFGLAVCCYELGEYDEAERRLAALLDEQPNNSDLLQMYLAVLLQTNRYSKAEMVIHNALRRPSLSVSLREQLHQLLRFSEKMNARTLPPAEWKQVKRLLESGDIAEQLQLIKQLEKEDITPVLPLLKQYLCTPEKSPMAKTMLLRLLTGKRVSETVTVEKFGRCVEVVPSMLDEQTETEFASSLLSRLEQQLAAESPSLYETAAEIWLRYAYVLYPFPPDPADVDAWLAALHWMANRFLGLDADTTALADRYGVEEAKMARLCQKLYEIEELSFL encoded by the coding sequence ATGAACGAAAAAAAAGGAAAAATCATCATGTTTCCGCAAACGAAAGAACGGCTGATGGAAGAGGCGTTTGCCGCGCTCGAGGCGAAGCGGTATAAGGAAGCGCTCCGCTTTTTGCGCACCGCTGAGCAGCTCGGTGATGACAGCTTCCCCATCCGGTTTGGGCTTGCTGTTTGTTGCTATGAGCTTGGGGAATACGATGAGGCGGAGCGGCGCCTCGCCGCCTTGCTTGACGAACAGCCGAACAACAGCGATCTGTTGCAAATGTATCTCGCCGTGCTGTTGCAAACAAACCGATACAGCAAGGCGGAAATGGTGATCCACAACGCCTTGCGCCGTCCGTCCCTATCCGTTTCGTTGCGCGAACAGCTTCACCAGCTGCTTCGCTTCAGTGAAAAAATGAACGCCCGCACGCTTCCGCCAGCGGAGTGGAAGCAGGTGAAACGGCTGCTTGAGTCTGGGGACATTGCGGAGCAGCTGCAGCTCATTAAGCAGCTCGAAAAAGAAGACATCACCCCGGTGCTCCCGCTGCTCAAGCAATATTTATGCACACCGGAAAAAAGCCCGATGGCGAAAACGATGCTTCTTCGCTTGTTGACAGGGAAGCGAGTCAGCGAAACGGTGACGGTTGAAAAGTTTGGCCGTTGTGTGGAGGTCGTCCCGTCCATGTTGGACGAACAGACGGAGACGGAATTTGCTTCATCGCTGCTGAGTCGGCTTGAACAGCAGCTTGCGGCGGAAAGCCCGAGCTTATACGAAACAGCGGCGGAAATTTGGCTTCGCTATGCATACGTTTTGTATCCGTTCCCGCCTGATCCGGCGGACGTCGATGCATGGCTTGCCGCCCTTCATTGGATGGCGAATCGGTTTTTAGGCTTGGATGCTGACACAACCGCTTTGGCCGATCGCTATGGTGTGGAGGAGGCGAAGATGGCAAGGCTTTGCCAAAAGCTATACGAAATCGAAGAACTTTCCTTCCTCTAA